A genomic stretch from Telmatocola sphagniphila includes:
- the trhO gene encoding oxygen-dependent tRNA uridine(34) hydroxylase TrhO, with protein sequence MACFYHFFDFADFASHRTPLRDFLLEKEIKGTILLASEGINGTVAGSRESIDALLTKLRSLPGLGQLVHKESLHNTQPFQRTKVRLKKETIAFGKPIAPEVLAETYRTPRQWNDLIQSPDVLVLDTRNDYEVELGSFQGAVDPKIPTFKALVQYVEEHLDPAKHTKIATYCTGGIRCEKFASYLKSKGFPEVYQLQGGILKYLEEIPDEESLWKGHCFVFDERVGVGHGLKAITSTDSNP encoded by the coding sequence GTGGCCTGCTTTTATCATTTCTTCGATTTCGCGGACTTTGCGAGTCACCGGACGCCATTACGCGATTTCCTGCTTGAGAAGGAAATCAAAGGAACGATTCTCCTCGCCTCCGAAGGCATCAACGGTACTGTAGCTGGTTCACGTGAAAGTATCGATGCACTTCTGACAAAATTGCGCTCCCTTCCAGGTCTGGGACAGCTGGTTCACAAAGAGAGTCTTCATAATACCCAGCCGTTCCAACGGACGAAGGTTCGGCTAAAGAAAGAGACCATAGCGTTCGGCAAGCCCATCGCTCCGGAAGTGCTGGCCGAGACTTATCGCACGCCGCGACAGTGGAATGATTTGATTCAATCCCCCGATGTGCTGGTGCTGGACACGCGAAATGATTACGAAGTCGAACTCGGATCCTTCCAGGGGGCCGTAGATCCCAAAATTCCCACCTTCAAAGCCCTCGTACAGTACGTCGAGGAACATCTCGACCCCGCCAAGCACACCAAAATTGCCACCTATTGCACGGGTGGAATACGCTGTGAGAAATTCGCCAGTTATTTGAAGTCCAAAGGTTTTCCCGAAGTCTATCAGCTCCAAGGCGGCATTCTGAAATATCTGGAAGAAATCCCTGATGAGGAAAGCCTCTGGAAGGGACATTGCTTCGTCTTCGATGAACGAGTTGGCGTAGGCCATGGCCTGAAAGCGATAACCTCTACTGACAGCAACCCCTAA
- a CDS encoding glycosyltransferase family 87 protein — MYDINRLRLLDKAIIGVILVATVAFGALVEIRSVYLSTRKTDVGCYFRAAWAYRTDTNIYDVPDDNGWHYAYPPAFAILMAPFADAPKGFEQLPIAFPYKVSVAIWYFISVICLAWGIHILAKAVEDTSAEGSFLSSYPPGSRPWWWLRLVPFGICLPAIGSTFSRGQVNTIVLLSIAGFAAETIRNRRGCAGLWLSVGICLKVIPAFLLILPLVRRDLRTLGYSALGMFIGLAVIPTVGMGPERAWESSRYFLVHTIAPGLGEAGTGTMAKELTGMNVTDNQSFQAIIHNLKYWSNLPRPRQADESTKLLHVSLAGLMTLVSFLAVRRWADRRFSDMFLIGNLTMIMFMASPVCHHHYFALAVPLVLTLVAVEMQNRSDLKFGISMSILVLIQMAMEILPKIPALEKLRDAGVTLESGVILWGWGVATCWQLKSATVTIGQQPIVEERLRTAA, encoded by the coding sequence TTGTACGATATCAACCGGTTACGATTGCTGGATAAGGCAATCATCGGGGTCATTCTGGTAGCGACTGTGGCGTTCGGCGCCTTAGTCGAGATCCGATCAGTCTACCTGTCGACCCGTAAGACCGATGTCGGCTGTTACTTTCGGGCCGCCTGGGCCTATCGCACGGATACGAACATTTACGATGTCCCGGACGATAACGGCTGGCACTATGCTTACCCGCCCGCTTTTGCGATCCTAATGGCCCCTTTCGCCGATGCTCCGAAAGGTTTCGAACAACTACCGATTGCCTTCCCTTACAAAGTATCCGTCGCAATCTGGTATTTCATCAGCGTGATCTGCCTGGCCTGGGGCATTCATATCCTGGCTAAAGCGGTCGAGGATACTTCTGCAGAAGGGAGTTTCCTCAGCAGCTATCCGCCGGGCTCGCGTCCGTGGTGGTGGCTGAGGTTGGTTCCGTTCGGTATCTGCCTCCCGGCGATTGGCAGCACATTCTCCCGCGGCCAGGTGAACACGATCGTGCTGCTGTCCATCGCCGGTTTCGCGGCCGAGACAATTCGCAATCGCCGGGGCTGCGCCGGGCTCTGGCTGTCGGTGGGGATTTGTTTGAAAGTCATCCCGGCCTTCCTGCTGATCCTGCCGTTAGTACGTCGCGATTTACGAACGCTCGGCTACTCTGCGCTGGGAATGTTTATCGGATTGGCCGTTATTCCGACCGTTGGCATGGGCCCCGAAAGAGCCTGGGAAAGTTCCAGATATTTCCTGGTTCATACGATCGCTCCTGGGCTGGGCGAAGCCGGTACCGGGACCATGGCCAAAGAACTGACCGGGATGAATGTGACCGATAATCAGTCTTTCCAGGCGATTATTCATAACTTGAAATACTGGTCGAATTTGCCGCGGCCTCGACAAGCCGATGAATCTACTAAACTGCTGCACGTGAGCCTGGCGGGATTGATGACGCTCGTCAGCTTTCTGGCAGTCCGAAGATGGGCGGATCGACGCTTCAGCGACATGTTCCTGATCGGTAATCTCACCATGATCATGTTCATGGCCAGCCCGGTCTGCCATCACCATTATTTTGCTCTCGCCGTGCCGCTGGTTTTGACTTTGGTGGCAGTAGAAATGCAGAATCGCAGCGACCTGAAGTTCGGCATCAGCATGTCGATTCTAGTCTTGATCCAGATGGCGATGGAAATCCTTCCCAAAATCCCCGCGTTGGAAAAATTACGCGATGCGGGAGTGACCCTCGAAAGCGGCGTTATCCTGTGGGGTTGGGGCGTGGCCACATGTTGGCAGTTGAAATCTGCAACTGTTACTATCGGTCAACAGCCGATTGTGGAAGAGCGTTTACGAACGGCTGCCTGA
- a CDS encoding DUF58 domain-containing protein, with amino-acid sequence MTEIQTPLLDGAFLSRLEQLEIVSKKILQGRTKGDRLSKRKGQSVEFADFRNYVVGDDLRYLDWNLYARLDKLFLRLFHEEEDLHFHILIDNSKSMDYGSPTKMHYARQVAAALGFIGLVNHDRVMVESFNDHITQSSAPIRGRRNMMQLVNFLNKMEPSGPSDLTKSLKAFSMKTTSKGVVVILSDFLDKGGFQEGLRYLLARQFDIYVIQILSQEEIEPPMTGDLKLIDIEDGDRAEVTMSAPLLKRYQDTLNAFRGALGEFCVRRGISYLFTSNQVPFEKLVLGYLRKRGLVR; translated from the coding sequence ATGACAGAGATTCAAACTCCCCTTTTGGATGGCGCTTTCCTCAGCCGCCTTGAGCAGCTCGAGATCGTTTCCAAAAAAATTCTGCAGGGGAGAACCAAGGGTGATCGACTCAGCAAACGCAAAGGGCAGTCGGTCGAATTCGCCGATTTTCGCAACTATGTAGTGGGGGATGACTTACGCTATCTCGATTGGAATCTTTACGCCCGGCTCGATAAATTGTTCCTCAGACTCTTCCACGAAGAAGAGGATTTGCACTTTCACATTTTGATAGACAACTCCAAATCGATGGATTACGGATCGCCGACTAAAATGCATTACGCCCGGCAGGTGGCCGCAGCCCTGGGCTTTATCGGTCTGGTCAACCACGATCGCGTGATGGTGGAGAGCTTTAACGACCACATCACTCAGTCCAGCGCACCGATTCGCGGCCGGCGTAACATGATGCAGCTTGTCAACTTCCTGAACAAGATGGAACCCTCCGGGCCGAGCGACCTCACCAAGTCGTTGAAAGCCTTCAGCATGAAAACGACCAGCAAAGGCGTGGTGGTAATACTCAGCGATTTTCTGGATAAAGGGGGCTTCCAGGAAGGGCTCCGGTACCTTTTAGCCCGGCAGTTCGATATTTACGTGATCCAGATTCTCTCACAGGAAGAGATCGAACCGCCTATGACGGGCGACCTGAAGCTAATTGATATCGAAGATGGGGATCGTGCGGAAGTCACCATGAGTGCCCCGCTACTGAAGCGCTATCAGGATACGTTGAATGCTTTTCGCGGCGCCTTGGGCGAATTTTGCGTTCGCCGCGGTATCAGCTACCTGTTCACGTCGAATCAGGTGCCGTTCGAAAAACTGGTTCTCGGCTACTTGCGAAAACGGGGCCTGGTACGCTGA
- the lptB gene encoding LPS export ABC transporter ATP-binding protein, protein MALLEVRGLVKFFGRRKVVDGVSFDVNAGEVVGLLGPNGAGKTTSFRMSTGQLTPNEGEVIFDGSDVTSMPMYRRARLGMGYLSQEPSIFRKLTVEKNLLAILEVLPRSRELGRRLTYEERWQRTNDALAQFKLEHVRYNAAARASGGEKRRLEIARCLVCEPKLILLDEPFAAVDPKTTEEIRRNIRELAQQGIGILLTDHNVREVLKITDRSYLIKDGKVVTKGTPEELIHDPIAIDGYLGKTFVEDALGRPMDTIPMAGPSTLKTPVAQPVATPSAASNASAVNQLLAQEKIHRLVEQLKITSQLRETTKELLAHGQDAVPALLEALERKDIDLRSRSFEVLKHILGGNLQFDPFAPEEHRRRLLAALRERFLRAA, encoded by the coding sequence ATGGCCCTCTTAGAAGTGCGCGGACTGGTGAAATTCTTCGGTCGCCGTAAGGTGGTCGACGGCGTTTCCTTCGATGTCAATGCTGGCGAAGTCGTCGGCCTGCTCGGCCCGAACGGGGCCGGAAAAACTACCAGTTTCCGCATGAGCACCGGTCAGCTCACGCCCAACGAAGGCGAAGTGATTTTCGATGGGAGCGATGTGACCTCGATGCCGATGTACCGGCGGGCCCGTTTGGGGATGGGCTATCTTTCCCAGGAACCGAGTATTTTCCGCAAGCTGACCGTCGAGAAGAACCTGCTGGCGATTCTCGAAGTGCTCCCCAGAAGCCGGGAGTTGGGTCGCCGGTTGACTTATGAGGAACGTTGGCAACGCACCAACGATGCGCTAGCCCAGTTCAAATTGGAACATGTCAGGTACAACGCCGCCGCTCGCGCTTCAGGGGGTGAGAAACGCCGTTTGGAAATCGCCCGCTGTCTGGTCTGCGAACCCAAACTGATTTTGCTCGACGAACCGTTTGCGGCCGTGGACCCCAAGACGACCGAAGAAATCCGACGTAATATTCGCGAGTTGGCTCAGCAAGGGATCGGCATTTTGCTGACGGACCATAATGTGCGGGAGGTTTTGAAGATCACCGACCGCAGTTATCTGATTAAGGATGGTAAAGTTGTCACCAAGGGGACGCCCGAGGAACTGATTCACGACCCCATCGCCATCGATGGCTATCTCGGCAAAACCTTCGTGGAAGATGCACTGGGACGGCCGATGGATACGATTCCCATGGCAGGGCCATCGACTTTGAAAACGCCAGTCGCTCAACCCGTAGCGACGCCGTCCGCCGCTTCCAATGCCTCGGCGGTGAACCAACTCCTGGCGCAGGAGAAAATCCACCGACTTGTGGAACAGTTAAAAATTACGAGTCAACTACGGGAAACTACCAAGGAACTTTTGGCTCACGGACAGGACGCCGTACCGGCATTGCTCGAAGCACTCGAACGCAAGGATATCGATTTGCGCTCCAGATCCTTTGAAGTGCTGAAGCATATCCTGGGCGGGAATCTCCAGTTCGATCCATTTGCCCCCGAAGAGCATCGCCGACGATTGCTGGCGGCTCTGCGGGAGCGCTTTTTACGAGCCGCGTGA
- a CDS encoding DUF6807 family protein, translated as MFRLILVSLFCFTSARLSASESVRIVCDGPKKDLSNVLLQLPITAKDNSLFHVTDAKGMVYANQVRHGSLGLGTEKSVLVILVTNWKANENLKLSVTDVTNNPRSEIHSGKGFQWTTLDNYPLLKLDERPVLEYMNSKHDNSSKTGHYLTFKLYHHVFDPVDGKTVLTSGAYREDEKKLYAHHRGLFYGFNKISYDDKKQADVWHGSKNEFVSDQGILAQDAGYLLGSQRLAIDWHGQDGATFAKEQRELTAYNLPGGTLIDFVSLLKTDKPKVRLDGDPQHAGFHFRANMEVADNQKTVGKEKINLDTYYLRQDGKGKPGETRNWDPKTKKGPVNLDWNAMSFVVGNQRYTVLYMDHPKNPKEARYSERDYGRFGSYFEYDLTPQNPLLVRYRLWIQRGDMTLEQCQALSAAFHYDGKTQPE; from the coding sequence ATGTTCCGTTTAATTCTGGTATCTTTGTTCTGTTTCACCTCCGCCCGGTTGTCGGCTAGCGAGTCTGTCCGGATTGTGTGCGATGGCCCGAAGAAGGATCTCAGCAATGTGCTGCTTCAGTTACCGATTACGGCGAAGGATAATTCGCTATTCCACGTGACCGATGCCAAGGGCATGGTTTACGCCAATCAGGTACGCCATGGATCGCTCGGGCTGGGCACGGAAAAAAGTGTTCTGGTGATTCTGGTGACGAATTGGAAAGCCAATGAAAATCTTAAACTATCAGTGACTGATGTTACAAACAATCCCAGAAGCGAAATTCATTCAGGCAAAGGCTTCCAATGGACGACTTTGGATAACTATCCCCTTCTGAAACTGGATGAACGCCCGGTACTCGAGTACATGAATTCCAAGCACGACAACAGTTCGAAGACTGGGCACTATCTCACCTTCAAACTCTACCATCACGTGTTCGATCCAGTCGATGGTAAAACGGTTTTGACATCGGGCGCTTATCGGGAGGACGAGAAAAAACTCTATGCCCACCATCGCGGGCTGTTTTACGGTTTCAACAAGATCTCCTACGACGATAAAAAGCAAGCCGATGTCTGGCACGGCAGCAAAAACGAATTTGTTTCGGACCAAGGCATTCTTGCCCAGGACGCGGGCTATTTGCTCGGCAGTCAGCGTTTAGCGATTGACTGGCATGGCCAGGATGGGGCCACTTTCGCAAAGGAACAAAGGGAATTAACCGCTTATAATCTGCCCGGCGGAACACTGATCGATTTTGTGAGCCTCCTGAAAACCGACAAACCGAAAGTCCGACTCGATGGCGATCCGCAACATGCGGGTTTTCATTTTCGAGCGAACATGGAAGTGGCCGACAATCAGAAGACCGTCGGAAAAGAGAAAATCAATCTGGATACTTACTACCTTCGGCAGGATGGCAAAGGTAAACCGGGCGAAACTCGAAACTGGGATCCCAAGACTAAAAAAGGCCCCGTGAACCTCGACTGGAATGCCATGAGTTTCGTGGTGGGGAACCAACGCTACACAGTGCTTTACATGGATCATCCCAAGAATCCAAAAGAGGCTCGCTATAGTGAGAGGGATTATGGTCGGTTCGGCTCTTACTTCGAATACGATTTGACTCCACAAAATCCCCTCTTGGTCCGCTATCGACTTTGGATTCAGCGTGGGGATATGACCTTGGAACAATGTCAGGCCCTGAGTGCCGCTTTTCACTATGATGGCAAAACCCAGCCGGAATAA
- a CDS encoding 4a-hydroxytetrahydrobiopterin dehydratase: MSDKKTSLKVYNESEVTAKIAEGKLTGWYLEDGWLRRKYTTSGWQATLLAVNAIGFLCEAADHHADLAVTYAKIWVKLQTHSEGGITDKDFELAQKIEETILWLPKTGALAPGKTEKFVSGK; this comes from the coding sequence ATGTCCGACAAAAAGACCTCTCTGAAGGTGTACAACGAATCCGAAGTAACGGCCAAGATCGCCGAAGGGAAACTGACCGGCTGGTACCTCGAAGACGGCTGGCTGCGACGGAAATATACCACGAGCGGCTGGCAGGCCACGCTTCTGGCCGTGAATGCCATCGGCTTTCTTTGCGAAGCCGCCGATCATCACGCCGATCTGGCGGTGACCTATGCAAAAATCTGGGTAAAGCTGCAAACGCACAGTGAAGGCGGCATCACCGACAAAGATTTTGAACTGGCCCAGAAAATCGAGGAAACCATTCTCTGGCTACCCAAAACGGGAGCCCTGGCTCCGGGAAAAACCGAGAAGTTCGTCAGCGGAAAATAA
- the pyrE gene encoding orotate phosphoribosyltransferase, protein MRNTKPWLRLRELYTQRAFAFGDFTLASGQKSSYYINSKKILFHSEAVALLGELLYEATCDLPIQGIGGLEVGAIPMSAAAGMYYHQKGRAIEGFFVRKQAKEHGSKERIEGVIKPGENVAIIDDVLTTGESALQAVKVMEEFGCKVLRVVCVVDRLQGAAERLKGYDFQPLYTVADFGVKTPG, encoded by the coding sequence ATGCGAAATACCAAGCCTTGGTTGAGACTGCGAGAATTGTATACGCAAAGAGCTTTCGCGTTTGGCGATTTCACGCTCGCCTCGGGTCAAAAGAGTTCTTACTACATCAACTCCAAAAAGATTTTGTTTCATTCGGAGGCCGTGGCGCTATTAGGGGAATTGCTGTACGAAGCAACCTGCGATCTGCCTATTCAGGGAATTGGCGGACTGGAAGTGGGAGCGATTCCCATGTCCGCCGCGGCGGGGATGTATTACCATCAAAAGGGACGAGCCATTGAAGGGTTTTTCGTTCGCAAACAAGCGAAAGAACATGGCAGTAAAGAACGGATCGAAGGAGTGATCAAACCGGGGGAGAACGTCGCCATCATCGACGATGTGCTGACGACCGGTGAATCGGCTCTGCAGGCCGTGAAGGTTATGGAAGAGTTTGGCTGTAAAGTGCTGCGAGTAGTCTGCGTTGTCGACCGCCTGCAAGGAGCAGCCGAGCGACTGAAGGGCTACGATTTCCAGCCGCTTTATACAGTCGCCGATTTCGGTGTGAAAACGCCCGGTTAA
- a CDS encoding sensor histidine kinase, translating into MNYIPWKTLKTYGAMLLAWIVLVGWLSYLLYTRAQISRQNDEASVREWLDETRVFRKTLLEMIEDYITKLDNPDNENLVPLETKAEEIRAQLRSLTFPLQTLANQLPLFPDVERIEIRFPNNPEVNPITWETLDRKPQILQNTLRTLQYEPITGRAIIYCRYHLHAFNRTQRDEREQQLVFRIIGGVVIIGSLLALLAASSLLRRERNRELARLRAERALEHKENEVLNEKLRAEEAERTALEMKSQLFAGIGIMAGSYAHNIKNLLVRPNDLIHRCLEQDGLNSEQLSMMHEVRSTLGTVTERLQEILKTVRRDPTQTAMSPLDLNHLVNDMTKTWSQLCTEKWKLNLQTDLWSEPLIIDADLSHLQQALENLLFNARDATFEMRNHVRDEARNAEPALRKQALIDAAGWRGLVIIRTYREDSQVLLDIQDNGIGMTDEVRERCVETHFTTKRNNALYEGYNAGMGLGLSFVMAVLEHHGAKLEIYSTHLKGTTFRVRFL; encoded by the coding sequence GTGAACTACATACCCTGGAAGACGCTCAAAACCTACGGTGCAATGCTGCTGGCCTGGATAGTCCTCGTCGGCTGGCTTTCCTACCTGCTCTACACCCGAGCCCAGATTTCGCGGCAGAACGATGAAGCCAGCGTTCGCGAATGGTTGGATGAAACCCGCGTTTTCCGCAAGACCCTTCTGGAGATGATCGAGGATTACATCACCAAGCTCGATAACCCGGATAACGAAAATTTAGTACCGCTTGAAACCAAGGCCGAGGAAATTCGTGCCCAGCTGCGGTCGTTAACATTTCCGCTCCAGACATTGGCCAATCAGTTGCCGCTTTTTCCCGATGTCGAGCGCATCGAAATTCGCTTTCCGAATAATCCGGAAGTCAATCCCATCACCTGGGAAACCCTCGATCGCAAGCCGCAGATTCTCCAAAACACCTTGCGAACGCTTCAGTACGAACCGATCACCGGCCGTGCGATCATTTACTGCCGCTATCATCTGCATGCCTTTAACCGCACGCAACGCGACGAACGCGAACAGCAGCTGGTATTTCGAATCATCGGCGGCGTGGTCATCATCGGCAGCCTTCTCGCTCTGCTCGCGGCCAGTTCGTTGCTTCGCCGGGAGCGCAATCGCGAGCTGGCACGCCTAAGAGCGGAACGAGCCCTGGAGCACAAAGAAAACGAAGTTTTGAATGAGAAACTGCGTGCCGAAGAGGCCGAACGCACAGCTCTGGAAATGAAATCGCAATTGTTTGCTGGGATCGGGATCATGGCCGGTTCATATGCCCACAACATCAAAAATCTGCTGGTACGCCCAAATGATCTGATACATCGCTGCCTGGAACAGGACGGCCTCAATTCCGAACAGTTGAGCATGATGCACGAAGTCCGCAGTACCCTCGGCACGGTCACCGAACGTCTGCAGGAAATTCTAAAAACCGTCCGGCGCGATCCCACGCAAACGGCCATGAGCCCGCTGGATCTCAATCACCTGGTCAACGACATGACCAAGACCTGGAGCCAACTTTGCACTGAAAAATGGAAATTGAACCTTCAGACCGATCTCTGGTCCGAACCGCTGATTATTGATGCCGATCTCTCGCACTTGCAGCAAGCCCTAGAAAATCTGCTTTTCAATGCTCGCGATGCCACCTTCGAAATGCGGAACCACGTTCGGGATGAAGCTCGCAATGCGGAGCCAGCCCTTCGCAAACAGGCCTTGATCGATGCCGCCGGTTGGCGCGGTCTGGTCATCATCCGCACCTATCGCGAGGATTCCCAAGTGCTGCTCGACATCCAGGACAACGGCATCGGTATGACCGACGAAGTTCGCGAACGTTGCGTGGAAACCCATTTCACCACCAAGCGGAATAACGCACTATACGAAGGCTACAACGCCGGGATGGGTTTAGGACTATCGTTTGTCATGGCCGTACTGGAACACCATGGGGCGAAACTCGAGATCTACTCGACCCACCTGAAGGGAACAACCTTCCGTGTCCGCTTCCTGTAA
- a CDS encoding DUF1559 domain-containing protein — translation MSLRLRRKAFTLIELLVVIAIIAVLIGLLLPAVQKVREAAARMKCTNNLKQLGLAALNYESSYGAFPFNAITKNNSQPPYIPFQAGTVPTPGNTGGTQGRCGGLVPLLPFVEQNNILPIYTFNVDFSDPMNTATLSLPFNLFVCPSNPSGLSPITYPTTYISGGNNSFAPPATPGASKNIYGSKLYPTTNITVSGLPSDYAPAVQVKTTKDALGAEIAFTNPVVAAAYPGTPSKGAMRQNGPTKITEIIDGTSTTILYSEAAGRANQFYTGYVNAGPDTSVTGPIWSDSDNRITVTGTTADGKTVATATCTNCTCVINCNNLSGDIYAFHTGGANICFADGHVSFVASTIDIKTLVALVTKAGGEVIPNF, via the coding sequence ATGAGTTTACGTCTCCGTCGAAAAGCTTTTACACTGATTGAATTATTGGTCGTCATTGCAATCATCGCGGTTCTGATCGGACTGCTGTTACCCGCCGTTCAAAAAGTTCGCGAAGCGGCTGCTCGGATGAAATGCACGAACAACCTCAAGCAATTGGGGCTGGCGGCTTTGAATTACGAATCTTCGTACGGGGCTTTCCCGTTCAATGCCATCACCAAAAACAATAGCCAACCTCCCTACATTCCCTTCCAAGCGGGTACGGTTCCGACCCCGGGCAACACCGGCGGTACGCAGGGTCGCTGTGGCGGCCTGGTTCCTCTACTGCCCTTCGTGGAACAGAATAACATCCTGCCGATTTATACGTTCAACGTCGATTTTAGCGATCCGATGAACACCGCAACACTTTCTTTGCCTTTCAACCTGTTTGTGTGTCCTTCGAACCCCAGCGGTCTTTCGCCTATCACTTACCCCACGACTTATATCAGTGGTGGTAACAATTCATTCGCTCCCCCGGCCACACCGGGCGCCAGCAAGAATATTTACGGCTCCAAACTCTACCCTACCACCAATATCACGGTGAGCGGGTTGCCGTCCGACTACGCTCCTGCGGTCCAAGTCAAAACGACCAAGGATGCTCTCGGCGCTGAGATCGCCTTCACCAATCCGGTTGTTGCCGCCGCTTATCCTGGGACTCCGAGCAAGGGTGCGATGCGACAGAACGGTCCGACGAAAATCACCGAAATTATCGACGGCACGAGCACGACGATTCTGTATTCAGAAGCCGCCGGTCGAGCTAATCAGTTCTACACCGGCTACGTGAATGCCGGCCCCGATACATCCGTCACCGGCCCAATCTGGTCCGATTCGGATAACCGCATCACGGTAACTGGAACTACCGCCGATGGCAAAACTGTAGCCACCGCAACCTGCACGAACTGCACCTGCGTCATCAACTGCAATAATCTCTCGGGAGACATCTACGCATTTCACACCGGGGGAGCGAATATCTGTTTTGCGGATGGACACGTCTCGTTCGTGGCTTCGACCATCGATATCAAGACGCTAGTGGCCCTGGTCACGAAGGCGGGCGGTGAAGTGATTCCTAACTTCTAA